One genomic window of Stigmatopora nigra isolate UIUO_SnigA chromosome 13, RoL_Snig_1.1, whole genome shotgun sequence includes the following:
- the bend3 gene encoding BEN domain-containing protein 3 isoform X2, whose amino-acid sequence MNSTEHGDASDGKMLEKEHKHGKKEQPEDFCEEPRSHGDSPGYTESGKRSSSEMELDSKQSLSGKRVRVTGEMREQLVDEGRRHEPLCLRTNEDLRDNLPNKSRLFSYRKPLFSISHRILEKKNTASLDHQQTGQSPGNAINSTSFSSTHPGLPQENDSSEAYPNMDDTSQTWSKDSNIYPLIEKMFFILNSLSSSMTQLHSKVDLLSLEVMRIKKQIKPAQTVTEFQPPPEYLLTSEELNPLMEQTSSAGELGCRLLVHLFPQLFKTRECSHECLAGMRSLESLHLQLIRNYVEACYPSVKDNSVWKGECLPQINDFFNRFWTQRDMESARLLRKQTPMGDKLRTENSPAYRLINEQGREEILSQDNPQCGLVGIFNDHNATEELDELSSPEDLVVFLIHRLFPEIYEEGNRVPEGCFNNVGQLILDSDRMDVIKKYMETNYPDVPEESWLQVCVQHMEDALDGPHSNGNASESENLNDENYEPANEMSEDVSALKLPETCDHERPSRKSKKSLLSPIDFDNLEIPKPNFAVPREFLLSKEQLKYNYECSLSIGNFASRLLVLMFPELFTQENARKLYNCSGSLGKKQLDPVRVNLIRHYVQLVYPRARNDRVWMLEFVGKLDERCRRRDTEQRKSYLQHRKAYAHDSEQDFFLKQIHPDFAREDSDIPALPPEKSTKDFCKIPMEELMVSKPDFPVPPAYLLSDTEVREIVQQSLSVGNFAARLLVRLFPELFTQENLRLQYNHSGACNKKQLDPVRLRLIRHYVETVYPVEKMEEVWHYECVPSIDERCRRPNRKKCDILKKAKRSNSVL is encoded by the exons ATGAATTCCACTGAGCATGGGGACGCTTCAGATGGAAAAATGCTTGAAAAAG AACACAAGCATGGTAAAAAAGAGCAGCCTGAGGACTTCTGTGAAGAACCCAGAAGCCATGGAGACTCTCCTGGGTATACTGAGTCTGGGAAACGCTCTTCTTCAGAAATGGAACTAGATTCGAAGCAGTCTTTGAGTGGCAAGAGAGTCAGAGTCACAGGAGAG ATGAGGGAGCAATTGGTAGACGAAGGCAGAAGACACGAGCCTCTGTGTCTCAGGACCAATGAGGATTTAAGGGACAACCTCCCCAACAAATCCAGGTTGTTTTCATATAGAAAGCCTCTCTTTAGCATCTCCCACCGAATCTTAGAGAAGAAGAACACGGCCAGTCTAGATCATCAGCAAACAGGTCAAAGTCCTGGAAACGCTATCAACTCCACCAGTTTCTCTTCCACTCACCCGGGCCTCCCCCAGGAAAATGACTCATCAGAGGCTTACCCAAATATGGACGACACCAGCCAAACGTGGTCCAAAGACTCAAACATCTACCCTCTGATTGAAAAGATGTTTTTCATTCTCAATAGCCTTAGCTCCAGCATGACTCAGCTACACAGTAAAGTGGACCTGTTAAGTCTGGAAGTCATGCGGATAAAGAAGCAAATCAAACCGGCACAGACAGTGACAGAGTTCCAACCTCCTCCGGAATATCTGCTAACGAGCGAGGAACTGAATCCTCTCATGGAGCAGACATCCAGCGCCGGAGAACTGGGCTGTCGCTTGCTGGTTCATCTTTTCCCCCAATTGTTCAAAACCAGGGAGTGCTCCCATGAGTGTTTGGCAGGTATGAGGTCGTTGGAATCTTTACACTTGCAGCTAATCCGCAACTACGTGGAAGCGTGTTATCCCTCGGTCAAAGACAACAGTGTGTGGAAGGGAGAGTGCCTACCACAGATCAATGACTTTTTCAATCGCTTCTGGACCCAGAGAGACATGGAGAGCGCTCGGCTGCTCAGGAAACAGACCCCGATGGGAGATAAGCTAAGAACAGAGAATTCTCCGGCCTATCGCTTGATAAACGAGCAGGGGCGGGAGGAGATTCTCTCGCAGGACAACCCTCAGTGCGGATTGGTCGGAATATTCAACGATCACAACGCTACAGAGGAGCTGGATGAGCTGTCCTCCCCCGAAGACCTGGTCGTTTTCCTTATTCATCGACTCTTCCCTGAGATTTACGAAGAGGGGAACAGAGTCCCCGAGGGTTGCTTCAACAACGTGGGTCAACTGATTCTAGACTCCGACAGGATGGACGTCATCAAGAAGTACATGGAAACTAATTATCCAGACGTGCCCGAGGAGAGTTGGCTCCAAGTGTGCGTTCAGCACATGGAGGACGCGCTGGACGGTCCTCACAGCAACGGTAACGCCAGCGAAAGTGAAAACCTCAACGATGAAAACTACGAGCCGGCCAACGAGATGTCCGAGGACGTTTCCGCACTTAAGTTGCCGGAGACGTGCGACCACGAGAGGCCTTCTCGTAAGTCCAAAAAGTCACTGCTATCGCCGATCGATTTTGACAATCTAGAGATCCCTAAACCAAACTTTGCCGTCCCCCGCGAGTTCCTGTTATCCAAGGAGCAATTGAAGTATAACTATGAATGTAGCTTGTCCATTGGGAACTTTGCCTCGCGTCTCCTGGTCCTGATGTTCCCTGAGCTCTTCACCCAAGAGAACGCCAGGAAGCTGTACAACTGCAGCGGTTCTCTTGGTAAGAAGCAGTTAGATCCCGTGCGTGTGAACCTGATCCGCCATTACGTACAGCTGGTCTACCCGCGGGCTAGGAATGACCGTGTGTGGATGCTGGAGTTTGTGGGCAAACTCGATGAGAGGTGCCGGAGACGCGATACGGAGCAGAGAAAATCCTACCTGCAGCACCGGAAAGCATACGCTCACGACTCTGAGCAGGACTTTTTCCTCAAGCAGATCCACCCGGATTTCGCCAGGGAGGATTCCGACATTCCCGCCTTACCCCCTGAGAAAAGCACTAAAGACTTTTGCAAAATTCCCATGGAGGAACTGATGGTTTCCAAGCCTGACTTCCCGGTCCCGCCCGCTTACCTCCTTTCGGACACGGAGGTGCGTGAAATAGTCCAGCAGAGTCTCTCAGTGGGGAACTTTGCGGCTCGACTCTTGGTGCGCCTTTTCCCCGAGCTCTTCACGCAGGAGAACCTACGTCTGCAGTACAACCACTCGGGAGCTTGCAACAAGAAGCAGCTGGACCCGGTGCGCCTGAGACTGATCCGTCACTACGTGGAAACGGTGTATCCCGTGGAGAAGATGGAGGAAGTGTGGCACTACGAGTGCGTGCCAAGCATCGACGAACGCTGTCGGCGCCCTAATCGGAAGAAGTGTGACATTCTGAAGAAGGCCAAAAGGTCAAATTCGGTCCTGTAG
- the bend3 gene encoding BEN domain-containing protein 3 isoform X1 produces the protein MGTLQMEKCLKKRHNHLCLLSEHKHGKKEQPEDFCEEPRSHGDSPGYTESGKRSSSEMELDSKQSLSGKRVRVTGEMREQLVDEGRRHEPLCLRTNEDLRDNLPNKSRLFSYRKPLFSISHRILEKKNTASLDHQQTGQSPGNAINSTSFSSTHPGLPQENDSSEAYPNMDDTSQTWSKDSNIYPLIEKMFFILNSLSSSMTQLHSKVDLLSLEVMRIKKQIKPAQTVTEFQPPPEYLLTSEELNPLMEQTSSAGELGCRLLVHLFPQLFKTRECSHECLAGMRSLESLHLQLIRNYVEACYPSVKDNSVWKGECLPQINDFFNRFWTQRDMESARLLRKQTPMGDKLRTENSPAYRLINEQGREEILSQDNPQCGLVGIFNDHNATEELDELSSPEDLVVFLIHRLFPEIYEEGNRVPEGCFNNVGQLILDSDRMDVIKKYMETNYPDVPEESWLQVCVQHMEDALDGPHSNGNASESENLNDENYEPANEMSEDVSALKLPETCDHERPSRKSKKSLLSPIDFDNLEIPKPNFAVPREFLLSKEQLKYNYECSLSIGNFASRLLVLMFPELFTQENARKLYNCSGSLGKKQLDPVRVNLIRHYVQLVYPRARNDRVWMLEFVGKLDERCRRRDTEQRKSYLQHRKAYAHDSEQDFFLKQIHPDFAREDSDIPALPPEKSTKDFCKIPMEELMVSKPDFPVPPAYLLSDTEVREIVQQSLSVGNFAARLLVRLFPELFTQENLRLQYNHSGACNKKQLDPVRLRLIRHYVETVYPVEKMEEVWHYECVPSIDERCRRPNRKKCDILKKAKRSNSVL, from the exons ATGGGGACGCTTCAGATGGAAAAATGCTTGAAAAAG AGACATAATCATCTGTGTCTGTTGTCAGAACACAAGCATGGTAAAAAAGAGCAGCCTGAGGACTTCTGTGAAGAACCCAGAAGCCATGGAGACTCTCCTGGGTATACTGAGTCTGGGAAACGCTCTTCTTCAGAAATGGAACTAGATTCGAAGCAGTCTTTGAGTGGCAAGAGAGTCAGAGTCACAGGAGAG ATGAGGGAGCAATTGGTAGACGAAGGCAGAAGACACGAGCCTCTGTGTCTCAGGACCAATGAGGATTTAAGGGACAACCTCCCCAACAAATCCAGGTTGTTTTCATATAGAAAGCCTCTCTTTAGCATCTCCCACCGAATCTTAGAGAAGAAGAACACGGCCAGTCTAGATCATCAGCAAACAGGTCAAAGTCCTGGAAACGCTATCAACTCCACCAGTTTCTCTTCCACTCACCCGGGCCTCCCCCAGGAAAATGACTCATCAGAGGCTTACCCAAATATGGACGACACCAGCCAAACGTGGTCCAAAGACTCAAACATCTACCCTCTGATTGAAAAGATGTTTTTCATTCTCAATAGCCTTAGCTCCAGCATGACTCAGCTACACAGTAAAGTGGACCTGTTAAGTCTGGAAGTCATGCGGATAAAGAAGCAAATCAAACCGGCACAGACAGTGACAGAGTTCCAACCTCCTCCGGAATATCTGCTAACGAGCGAGGAACTGAATCCTCTCATGGAGCAGACATCCAGCGCCGGAGAACTGGGCTGTCGCTTGCTGGTTCATCTTTTCCCCCAATTGTTCAAAACCAGGGAGTGCTCCCATGAGTGTTTGGCAGGTATGAGGTCGTTGGAATCTTTACACTTGCAGCTAATCCGCAACTACGTGGAAGCGTGTTATCCCTCGGTCAAAGACAACAGTGTGTGGAAGGGAGAGTGCCTACCACAGATCAATGACTTTTTCAATCGCTTCTGGACCCAGAGAGACATGGAGAGCGCTCGGCTGCTCAGGAAACAGACCCCGATGGGAGATAAGCTAAGAACAGAGAATTCTCCGGCCTATCGCTTGATAAACGAGCAGGGGCGGGAGGAGATTCTCTCGCAGGACAACCCTCAGTGCGGATTGGTCGGAATATTCAACGATCACAACGCTACAGAGGAGCTGGATGAGCTGTCCTCCCCCGAAGACCTGGTCGTTTTCCTTATTCATCGACTCTTCCCTGAGATTTACGAAGAGGGGAACAGAGTCCCCGAGGGTTGCTTCAACAACGTGGGTCAACTGATTCTAGACTCCGACAGGATGGACGTCATCAAGAAGTACATGGAAACTAATTATCCAGACGTGCCCGAGGAGAGTTGGCTCCAAGTGTGCGTTCAGCACATGGAGGACGCGCTGGACGGTCCTCACAGCAACGGTAACGCCAGCGAAAGTGAAAACCTCAACGATGAAAACTACGAGCCGGCCAACGAGATGTCCGAGGACGTTTCCGCACTTAAGTTGCCGGAGACGTGCGACCACGAGAGGCCTTCTCGTAAGTCCAAAAAGTCACTGCTATCGCCGATCGATTTTGACAATCTAGAGATCCCTAAACCAAACTTTGCCGTCCCCCGCGAGTTCCTGTTATCCAAGGAGCAATTGAAGTATAACTATGAATGTAGCTTGTCCATTGGGAACTTTGCCTCGCGTCTCCTGGTCCTGATGTTCCCTGAGCTCTTCACCCAAGAGAACGCCAGGAAGCTGTACAACTGCAGCGGTTCTCTTGGTAAGAAGCAGTTAGATCCCGTGCGTGTGAACCTGATCCGCCATTACGTACAGCTGGTCTACCCGCGGGCTAGGAATGACCGTGTGTGGATGCTGGAGTTTGTGGGCAAACTCGATGAGAGGTGCCGGAGACGCGATACGGAGCAGAGAAAATCCTACCTGCAGCACCGGAAAGCATACGCTCACGACTCTGAGCAGGACTTTTTCCTCAAGCAGATCCACCCGGATTTCGCCAGGGAGGATTCCGACATTCCCGCCTTACCCCCTGAGAAAAGCACTAAAGACTTTTGCAAAATTCCCATGGAGGAACTGATGGTTTCCAAGCCTGACTTCCCGGTCCCGCCCGCTTACCTCCTTTCGGACACGGAGGTGCGTGAAATAGTCCAGCAGAGTCTCTCAGTGGGGAACTTTGCGGCTCGACTCTTGGTGCGCCTTTTCCCCGAGCTCTTCACGCAGGAGAACCTACGTCTGCAGTACAACCACTCGGGAGCTTGCAACAAGAAGCAGCTGGACCCGGTGCGCCTGAGACTGATCCGTCACTACGTGGAAACGGTGTATCCCGTGGAGAAGATGGAGGAAGTGTGGCACTACGAGTGCGTGCCAAGCATCGACGAACGCTGTCGGCGCCCTAATCGGAAGAAGTGTGACATTCTGAAGAAGGCCAAAAGGTCAAATTCGGTCCTGTAG
- the reep1 gene encoding receptor expression-enhancing protein 1 translates to MVSWIISRVVVLVFGTLYPAYSSYKAVKSKDVKEYVKWMMYWIIFALFTSVEVFTDMFLCWVPFYYELKIAFVVWLLSPYTKGSSVLYRKFVHPTLSSKEKDIDDYIHQAKDKSYDTLVHYGRKGLNVAATAAVMAATKGQGVLTDRLRSFSMQDLAAYESDTDGHTQATRAEAAAQHRARTMMRSKSESYNKDFDMTDFEVLALDQREAEESLTPDPSPPSTPSSEGAWGAPNSSEHSLVKRKAPEPPLRVLKPLTRSRSAVCSSTEAM, encoded by the exons ATGGTTTCCTGGATCATCTCCAGAGTGGTGGT ACTGGTTTTTGGTACGCTATATCCTGCTTACTCATCATATAAAGCCGTCAAGTCAAAAGATGTCAAAGAATAT gtGAAATGGATGATGTACTGGATCATATTTGCCCTATTCACATCTGTAGAAGTATTTACAGATATGTTTCTTTGCTG GGTTCCTTTCTACTATGAACTCAAGATAGCCTTTGTGGTGTGGTTATTGTCGCCGTACACTAAAGGCTCCAGTGTGCTTTACAGGAAATTCGTTCACCCCACTCTTTCCTCCAAAGAAAAG GATATTGACGACTACATCCATCAAGCAAAAGACAAAAGCTACGACACCCTGGTGCATTATGGGAGAAAGGGGCTTAATGTGGCCGCCACCGCTGCAGTCATGGCTGCAACAAAG GGCCAAGGAGTTCTGACAGACAGGTTGAGGAGTTTCAGCATGCAGGATCTAGCGGCGTACGAGTCGGACACAGACGGTCACACGCAGGCCACCAGAGCGGAAGCGGCGGCTCAGCATCGAGCCCGCACCATGATGCGAAGCAAGTCTGAGAGCTACAATAAAG ATTTTGACATGACTGACTTTGAGGTGTTGGCATTAGACCAAAGAGAGGCGGAGGAGTCGCTGACACCCGATCCCTCCCCACCCTCCACGCCTTCTTCCGAGGGCGCGTGGGGGGCTCCAAACTCTTCTGAGCACAGCCTGGTGAAAAGAAAAGCTCCCGAG CCACCTCTTAGAGTCTTAAAGCCTCTCACGAGATCCAGGAGCGCTGTGTGTTCCAGCACTGAAGCCATGTGA